The following is a genomic window from bacterium.
CACCACACTTTATGAAACAACCCAGTTCCTCGGCTATCAGGATATGTGCACCTATTCTCAGTCTCCGTATGTGGCCGATGATTACTTTGATTTCTCCACGTCAAATAACCTCCTCGGCCATGTCCGCAAATGGAAATGGGTACCCAACGGTGATTCCGTCAAAGACACCAATTTTGGTGACAGCGGCGAATTCACGTATGGCATCAACACCGGCACCGGCTGGTGGGTGACCCTGCAGGATATGCGGTATGTCGGAGGCGACCTGCTTGCTGCCACGAACACCGACCATTCCGGCGTATCGACCGAAGCCGAACTCGTGATGATCAGCTCGCTCGATGGTACCGAGCAGTTCAGAATCGACCTCTCCAAGTGGTGGGTTCATCTCAGTGACGGCGAAAAAGGTGGCCAGGCTGCCAGCGGTCCGAACAAGTTCGATGTCAGAGGCGATAATGTATTCCTCGGCGCGCATAGCACCTGTATGAACCAGGTTGTTGTCCCGACCGCAGGCGAGAATGAGGAAGACTGGAACAGATGGGTCAACGGTAACGGCGACTATACCGGTGACCATAATTTCGAAGCCGATGCCGAACGTCCGTGGGTATGCCACGACTACAACGTCGGTCCGTACAAATATCAGATCAAGTCTGATGCCAATCTCTTCTCGGCTTTCCCGTCCTTCGACATGGGCGCTGTTTCCTTCGGTCTGTATGCTCCCGATGGAACCGGCCTCGGATATCATGCGTACGCAGGTGAGTCTGCCGGTGGTAAACTCTCCTCATCGTTCGTTGATGACGATACACCGTATGACGGTATGTATTCGGACTTCGTGAGCTCCGGTGGAACCGATGCCCCGTGGGGTGGCCCTGCCGGGTATTTCTTTGTTGCTCATGATTCCATCAAGGGTGTTATTTCCAGTGAAGTCGGCGTGGACGAGGCCGGACCGGCTGCATTTGCAGTCGATCAGAACAGCCCGAACCCGTTCAACCCGACCACAACCATCAATATCACGGTTCCTGAAGCCGGCACAGTTGCAATCGATGTTTACAATGTGGCCGGTCAGAAGGTTGATACACTTGCAAACGAGTTTATGGGTGCCGGAAAGCACTCCGTGACCTGGGATGCAACCGGATTCTCCGCCGGTGTATACTTCTACACCGTCAAGACCGGCAACCTCACCAGAACCATGAAGATGACATTACTCAAGTAGTCGGCAACGATTACGGTGAGAATACGAAGGTCCGGCCTCTGTGCCGGACCTTTTTTTATGTGATTTAGCCGGGACAGCCGATACAGGTGATTAAATGATGTGACGTTGATTATCGTGGCGTGGATGTCTGAATCGCTGATTGTGCTTATGGAGTGGTTTCCGTGATTTTCACTTGTCAATTCCTGTGAGAAAAGTGGTATCCTGTGAACATCGGATAATTCTACGGACAAAAGACGGTCGTTATAGCGACGTTACGATTGGGAAAGCCATTGTTCGATGCGCGGCGGCAGGTCTCCCGGAAGAACGACGCCTGTTGTGGCAAGCTGCTCGACCGTTACGGAAGCCGCGAGATTGCCGACAACCGCTGCCTCGATAAGGGATGCGCCTGAAACGAGGGCAAGGACTACTCCCGCGGAGACACTGTCTCCGGCTCCGGTTGTGTCGAGGGGGCCTTCCAGTCTGACCGCGGGAACACTCGCAGGAACAGGGTCGCTGACCAGGATGCCTCTTTCTCCGCAGGTCAGAAAAACCGGTGCATTCGCTTTTTTACGGAGCTGACGGATTTGTTTTTCCAGAATATCAAGTCCGATCCCTTTTCCGGGAACCGGATTGATAATTCCCATTGCTTCGAATTGATTCGGTTTTATGGTAATGTTGTGAAAATCCTGTATGTTTGTGCGGCTGTCCGCGAAAAATACGGTGCGGGGATAACGGGCCGCCCGTTCTGCAAGGGCACAGCGGACAGTATCGTCAATTACTCCGCATCCCGGTGTTTCAGTCTGGTCCACGATGATGACACCGTCGACATCAGGCAGTACCCTGTCAAGAGCCTCAATAACCCGCCGGTGGAGAAACGGTGGAATGGGCATGCGGTTTTTGATGTCATACCGCTCGTATTCTCCCTCAAGCCCTTTTACGGTGATATCCCGTGGCTTGATATATGTCGGGGTCACAATGTCGCCCGATGCGAAAAGTCCGCCCGTTGAACAGCCGAGGGCTTCGAGGTCCGCGCGGAGCTCAAAGGATTCGCCGTCATCACCCGTCAGGCCTA
Proteins encoded in this region:
- a CDS encoding T9SS type A sorting domain-containing protein, translating into MKKFILIITLLFVASTVFAANFAPTVMKMSAASAIKYDFGGAKLDIPVKVTGTPAMAIFLVYTKDQANGINNVVNGYLGWHTVNKIDTCIYASSAQQLAVGSNTISWSGKDQDGKVVPKGTYTYYIWAYDNVTAKVFACPVLTPNMGRNSNIYTRDFKGNKLAKPLVYGSPTKNSEDTGDQGEVEVRWVRQKWILGSDPLDTTLYETTQFLGYQDMCTYSQSPYVADDYFDFSTSNNLLGHVRKWKWVPNGDSVKDTNFGDSGEFTYGINTGTGWWVTLQDMRYVGGDLLAATNTDHSGVSTEAELVMISSLDGTEQFRIDLSKWWVHLSDGEKGGQAASGPNKFDVRGDNVFLGAHSTCMNQVVVPTAGENEEDWNRWVNGNGDYTGDHNFEADAERPWVCHDYNVGPYKYQIKSDANLFSAFPSFDMGAVSFGLYAPDGTGLGYHAYAGESAGGKLSSSFVDDDTPYDGMYSDFVSSGGTDAPWGGPAGYFFVAHDSIKGVISSEVGVDEAGPAAFAVDQNSPNPFNPTTTINITVPEAGTVAIDVYNVAGQKVDTLANEFMGAGKHSVTWDATGFSAGVYFYTVKTGNLTRTMKMTLLK
- a CDS encoding PfkB family carbohydrate kinase, which translates into the protein MSPATDRQNLLTPERLNHLIDRFPGCRIAVIGDFFLDKYLDVDPARTEISIETGKTAHQVTGVRHSPGAAGNVVKNLASLGAGKLHAVGLTGDDGESFELRADLEALGCSTGGLFASGDIVTPTYIKPRDITVKGLEGEYERYDIKNRMPIPPFLHRRVIEALDRVLPDVDGVIIVDQTETPGCGVIDDTVRCALAERAARYPRTVFFADSRTNIQDFHNITIKPNQFEAMGIINPVPGKGIGLDILEKQIRQLRKKANAPVFLTCGERGILVSDPVPASVPAVRLEGPLDTTGAGDSVSAGVVLALVSGASLIEAAVVGNLAASVTVEQLATTGVVLPGDLPPRIEQWLSQS